In Deinococcus psychrotolerans, the genomic window GTTTACTGCGGGAAGAGTGGGGCTACGGCGGCGTGATCGTCACTGACGCCAGTGATATGCAGGCGATTGCCGCCCACCACCCGAATGGGCAGGCGGCTCCTTTGGCCCTGGCCGCCGGAGCGGACGCGGTGCTCAACTGCGGTCACGGTGACCTTGTCACCCACACCGAACACGCTGAGGCGATAGAGCGGGCACTCGAACGCGGTGAGCTTTCACAGGAGCGGGTGGCGCAGGCGGTATCCAGACTTTCGGCGGCGGCGCTCCGTTTTCCCGGTCAGCCCCGCCCTTATGGTGCCGAGCAGCGCCGCACCGACGAAAGCGGCGTGGCGAATTGGGCGCGCCAAGCGCTGGAGTGGGTCGGCACGCCGCCGCGCCTCGATCCCAGTCAGCCGGTGCTGTTGCTGGTGCCGAGTACGGCGGAAGTGGGCGGCCCTTACGGCGACTCGCTGAGCGGTGAAGCGCTGGCGGGGGCGTTGCGAACGGTCTTTCCGCACCTGTGGGTCGCCCTTCTCGACGAAGACTCGCACTTTGCCCTCAGCTTACTGTCCCGCTTTCCGAACGCTCCGGCGCTGCTGGCGACGACGGGGCGCTGGGCCTTACCGAATGTGCTGAGGCAACTGGCCGCAGAACTGCAAAACCGCCCCGCTCTCCATCTGGCCCTCTGGAATCCCGAACACGTGGCGGCGCTGGGGTTGCCTGCCGTCATCACCCACGGATTCCGGCCCGCCAACTTGCAAGCACTGGTGGCAGCATTGGCGGGCGGCTGAGCCGACTGGAGCTTAGCGGGTCTGAATGTTTCGAACGGCGTCGCCGCCGCTGATCGTCACGGTGGCCTCACCATTGCTGATGACATTGTCGACGGTCAAGGTGGCCTTCAGCGTGTAAGTCCCGGCCACCAGATTCTTGATCCGGTAAGTCACACTCTGAATAGGCGGCGCGTCCTTGCCGGTCGTGGTCGCGGTGCCTGCCAGCGCGTCGCCGAGGAAGGCGTCTACCCGGAGGCTGTAGGGCACCAAAGGAACGACTGGCGGCTTGGGGGGAACGACGATACCGCCGCCGCCGCCGTAAGTGTAGGCCGCTTGAACAGCCGCGCCCACGTCAAGCAGTGAGCCGCCCGCCACTTTCTTGGCCGTCACCGTCAGGATGCCCTTCACTTGGTTGGCGCTTAAATCGGGCCGCAGGGCGCGGAGCAGCGCCGCCGCGCCGCTGACTTGCGGGGCCGCTTCGCTGGTGCCTGCCCGCAGGGTGTAGCGGCCCTGAGCGGTGGTGGCCAGCGTCAAAATGTCGTACTCGCTGCTCTGGTAGCAGTTGGCCGTGCCGCTGCCCGCGTTGCCGCCGGGAGCCACCAAGTCGAGCGCCTTCTGACCTGCGGCGGGCCGGGCGCTGTAGCAGGCCAGAGCGTCGGTTTTGGCGAGTGCGCCGATGGCCATCACGTTGGGGTCGCTGGCGGGGTAGTACAGACCCTGATTGGGCGTATTGCCCGCAGCGGCAATGAGCAGCACGTCGGCAGCGGCAGCGTCGGCAACCGCTTTGGAAAGGGCCGGATCAGTGCTGGCTCCCACCAGACCGAGGCTCATGTTGATGACTTTGGCTCCCTGCGCCACGGCGTACTTGACCCCGGCGGTCAGGCTGGCTGTCGTTGCGCCTGAGTTCGCGCCGCTGGCCCCAAAGACCTTGACTGGCAAGATGGTTTTGCCGCTCCAAGTCAGGGCCGCGATGCCTTTGCCGTTGTTGGTGGCCGCTCCAATCAGGCCCGCGCTGGAAGTGCCGTGCCCGGCTTCGCTGCCCTGCGTCAGGTCGCTGGGATCGCTGTCCTCGCCGCTGCAATTGGTGTTGCCGTCCGAATCGGTCACAAGGGAGGCGCAAAAGTCGCGGCCCGGCAGCAAGCGGCCCGCCAAGTCTTCGTGGGCGGTGTCCACGCCGGTATCCAGCACCGCTGTGAGTGCGCCGACGGGCGTTTTGCCGAGGGCTTCGAGCTTGTCCCAGCCGCTCTGGGCGTTGATGCGGGTCAGGTAATCCTGATCGTAGAGTGCGCCACCAACGCGAATGCCCGCGTTGATCGGATAGCCGGGGTCGTTGGGTGCGCTCAGCGCTTGATAGCGGTAGTTGGGCTGCGCCGCGAGGCCATTAGCCGCCAGTGTGGCAGCGAATTCAGCGTCCGTCTGTCCGGCGGGCGTGTAGGCCACCGTCAAGCCCGCGCTCGGCAAGCTCTGGGTACGCACGCCTGACAACGCCGAGAGCGCGGCTGGACTCAGGTTTTGGGCGCTGAGATTTTGGGCGCTCAGCAGCACTTGGCCGCCGACGTGCGGCGCATTCCAATGCATCCCTTGAACGCTGAGCGGCGTGACGCCACCAGCTCCCGGCGCAAACACCTTGCCGCTGAGGGTGTACACGCTGTCGACGGGCGGCGAGGGCGGCGTGCAAGCACTCAGGAGCACCAGACCACAGCCCAGCAGGGCAAGAGCGCGGGGAAGCTGTTTCATATCGCCATTTTGCCGGATTGAAACTGATCTTGCTTGAGGGCTGAAGTCGAGTTCGTCTCAGCCGACTTGCCGCTGCACTTCAAAGGCCGCCGCGCCCGCCGCCACCGCCAAATTCAGGCTGCGGCCCCCACCGGGCTGCGGCAATTTGAGTTTGGGGAGGGCGTCGCGCAGCCACACCGGCAAGCCGCGCGATTCTGGCCCGAACAACAAATAATCGCCCCGCACAAACTGGGCGTCGCTGTAAATGTCAGTGGCGTGGGTGGAAAAAGCCCAGACCCTTGCCGCGCTGCTCAGGGTATTTTGAAAGGCCGTCCAAGAATCGTGCTGGTGCAGCGTCACGCCTTCCAGGTAATCCATCACGGCGCGGGCAAACTCGCGGTCTTGGAGGTGGAAGCCGTAGGGCCGGATCAGGTGCAGCTCGGCCCCC contains:
- a CDS encoding S8 family peptidase; translation: MKQLPRALALLGCGLVLLSACTPPSPPVDSVYTLSGKVFAPGAGGVTPLSVQGMHWNAPHVGGQVLLSAQNLSAQNLSPAALSALSGVRTQSLPSAGLTVAYTPAGQTDAEFAATLAANGLAAQPNYRYQALSAPNDPGYPINAGIRVGGALYDQDYLTRINAQSGWDKLEALGKTPVGALTAVLDTGVDTAHEDLAGRLLPGRDFCASLVTDSDGNTNCSGEDSDPSDLTQGSEAGHGTSSAGLIGAATNNGKGIAALTWSGKTILPVKVFGASGANSGATTASLTAGVKYAVAQGAKVINMSLGLVGASTDPALSKAVADAAAADVLLIAAAGNTPNQGLYYPASDPNVMAIGALAKTDALACYSARPAAGQKALDLVAPGGNAGSGTANCYQSSEYDILTLATTAQGRYTLRAGTSEAAPQVSGAAALLRALRPDLSANQVKGILTVTAKKVAGGSLLDVGAAVQAAYTYGGGGGIVVPPKPPVVPLVPYSLRVDAFLGDALAGTATTTGKDAPPIQSVTYRIKNLVAGTYTLKATLTVDNVISNGEATVTISGGDAVRNIQTR
- a CDS encoding glycoside hydrolase family 3 N-terminal domain-containing protein, producing the protein MPHFSARTLITDLPGPDLTPEQGRFLERSGFGGVCLFTRNFSSLQRTAQLIADIRQALGHDALIATDQEGGAVLRRLDVPMPPTPQALGVIGSEAAAFEAGAIAARGLLELGINWNYAPSLDVNINPLNPVIGERAFGADPSEVARLGVAWALGSESAGVMSAVKHFPGHGDTAVDSHLGLPIVDKLRSELEQTEWLPFKAAVAAGVGSIMTAHIVYPALDALEPATLSRPVLTGLLREEWGYGGVIVTDASDMQAIAAHHPNGQAAPLALAAGADAVLNCGHGDLVTHTEHAEAIERALERGELSQERVAQAVSRLSAAALRFPGQPRPYGAEQRRTDESGVANWARQALEWVGTPPRLDPSQPVLLLVPSTAEVGGPYGDSLSGEALAGALRTVFPHLWVALLDEDSHFALSLLSRFPNAPALLATTGRWALPNVLRQLAAELQNRPALHLALWNPEHVAALGLPAVITHGFRPANLQALVAALAGG
- a CDS encoding tRNA (cytidine(34)-2'-O)-methyltransferase produces the protein MTQNPQLPIPLCHVVLYSPEKAGNVGNVARTCAVLGAELHLIRPYGFHLQDREFARAVMDYLEGVTLHQHDSWTAFQNTLSSAARVWAFSTHATDIYSDAQFVRGDYLLFGPESRGLPVWLRDALPKLKLPQPGGGRSLNLAVAAGAAAFEVQRQVG